Proteins encoded together in one Thermococcus gammatolerans EJ3 window:
- a CDS encoding acyl CoA:acetate/3-ketoacid CoA transferase: MKVVESTVAVQAVPDRAVIAVSGFNLLVAPEYLLLKLFERYRKTGHPKGIFLEVNPIPTAPGRVLDRILEELYRDEDQDFLAGMLVTYPGWSPYLQKLIEENKIEGYTWSIGTASWFFREVSRGLPGVLTKVGLGTFLDPREDGGYLNELARKKKRCRIDVVEIDGEEYLFYRAPKPNVALIRGTTADEIGNVTTEKEGAFTEILNLAQAAKAEPGKGIVIAQVERVARYPSLNPQNVRVPGPLVDYVVVSPEEYHRQSANITYDPRISGEVIPPLKGGETMELSTKKVIARRILLEMINLVKRLKRPVLVNLGIGIPDRIAGVAIEEGLSEWVFTTVESGPFGGIALGGPDFGASIGPFAIISQPDQFANYEGGVIDAASLGFMQVDERGNVNPSLLPGRLPGPGGFPVISYGSPRMFFAGHFTAGKKELRVRNGRLEIIREGNVRKFVRRVYKVVYNASLGLEKGQEVVYITERAVFRLTRKGLVLEEYAPGVDVERDILANMEFEPLISPKLREMDERIFGEEPMGLGEEL; the protein is encoded by the coding sequence ATGAAGGTCGTAGAATCAACCGTTGCCGTCCAAGCTGTTCCAGATAGAGCTGTTATAGCGGTTTCAGGCTTCAACCTTCTGGTTGCCCCTGAGTACCTGCTCCTCAAGCTTTTCGAACGTTACAGGAAGACCGGCCACCCTAAGGGCATCTTCCTCGAGGTAAACCCAATTCCAACTGCCCCCGGAAGGGTGCTTGACAGGATACTCGAAGAGCTCTACCGCGACGAGGATCAGGATTTCCTAGCCGGGATGCTGGTAACCTATCCGGGCTGGTCGCCCTACCTCCAGAAGCTCATAGAGGAGAATAAGATAGAAGGCTACACGTGGTCAATAGGCACCGCCTCGTGGTTCTTCAGGGAAGTCTCGAGGGGTCTGCCCGGCGTCCTCACGAAGGTCGGCCTAGGAACCTTCCTCGACCCGAGGGAGGATGGGGGCTACCTCAACGAGCTGGCGAGGAAGAAGAAACGCTGCAGGATAGACGTCGTCGAGATAGACGGTGAGGAGTACCTGTTCTACCGTGCCCCAAAGCCAAACGTTGCCCTCATCAGGGGCACAACCGCGGACGAGATTGGAAACGTCACCACAGAAAAGGAAGGGGCCTTCACGGAGATACTCAACTTAGCTCAGGCCGCGAAGGCCGAACCCGGCAAGGGAATCGTCATAGCCCAGGTGGAGAGGGTGGCGAGGTATCCGTCCCTCAACCCGCAGAACGTCAGGGTTCCCGGCCCGCTCGTTGACTACGTGGTCGTTTCCCCAGAGGAGTACCACAGACAGAGCGCCAACATCACCTACGACCCTAGGATCTCGGGGGAGGTGATACCGCCGCTGAAGGGTGGCGAAACCATGGAGCTGAGCACCAAGAAGGTTATCGCGAGGAGGATACTGCTCGAGATGATAAACCTCGTGAAGAGGCTCAAAAGGCCCGTCCTGGTTAACCTCGGCATAGGAATCCCGGACAGAATTGCGGGGGTCGCCATTGAGGAGGGCCTCTCCGAGTGGGTGTTCACCACCGTTGAATCCGGCCCCTTCGGCGGGATAGCCCTCGGCGGCCCGGACTTCGGCGCCTCAATAGGGCCATTCGCGATAATCTCCCAGCCCGACCAGTTCGCCAACTACGAGGGGGGAGTGATAGACGCGGCCAGCCTGGGCTTCATGCAGGTGGACGAGAGGGGAAACGTTAACCCCTCGCTCCTCCCGGGGAGGCTTCCCGGCCCGGGCGGATTCCCCGTGATATCATACGGCTCACCGCGGATGTTCTTCGCGGGACACTTCACCGCCGGAAAGAAGGAGCTCCGGGTGAGAAACGGACGCCTGGAGATAATCCGCGAGGGGAACGTCAGGAAGTTCGTGAGGCGGGTTTACAAGGTCGTCTACAACGCCAGCCTCGGACTGGAAAAGGGGCAGGAAGTGGTCTACATAACGGAAAGGGCCGTCTTCAGGCTCACAAGGAAGGGCCTCGTGCTCGAAGAATACGCTCCCGGGGTGGACGTCGAGAGGGACATACTCGCCAACATGGAGTTCGAGCCCCTGATCAGCCCGAAGCTGAGGGAAATGGACGAGAGAATCTTTGGGGAGGAGCCGATGGGACTCGGCGAGGAGCTTTAG
- a CDS encoding FumA C-terminus/TtdB family hydratase beta subunit, with protein sequence MRLRTPLSMEDVLRLKAGDVVYLSGEIVTARDSAHRRILSLPKEGLPFNPEGAVIYHCGPVVRKTHGSYEIVSAGPTTSARMNLYLDGVLDLGVRGIIGKGGMKAEPFRGRAVYFAFTGGAGSLAAKSIKRVRAVHWLDLGIPEALWVLEVEDFPLLVAIDAHGNSLYR encoded by the coding sequence GTGAGGCTGAGAACCCCGCTGAGCATGGAGGATGTCCTTAGACTGAAGGCGGGGGACGTCGTTTACCTATCGGGGGAAATCGTTACCGCGAGGGACTCGGCCCACAGGAGAATTCTGAGCCTTCCGAAGGAGGGACTGCCCTTCAACCCTGAGGGGGCCGTAATCTACCACTGCGGGCCCGTCGTGAGGAAAACCCACGGGAGCTACGAGATAGTCTCGGCAGGGCCGACGACGAGCGCGAGAATGAACCTCTACCTCGACGGGGTTCTTGACCTGGGCGTCAGGGGGATAATTGGGAAAGGAGGAATGAAAGCTGAGCCGTTCAGGGGCAGAGCGGTTTACTTCGCCTTTACTGGAGGGGCCGGCTCGCTCGCGGCAAAGAGCATAAAGCGCGTTAGAGCCGTCCACTGGCTCGACCTTGGAATACCTGAGGCCCTCTGGGTTCTTGAGGTGGAGGATTTCCCCCTGCTGGTCGCAATCGACGCGCACGGGAACTCGCTCTACCGCTAA
- a CDS encoding fumarate hydratase → MIEAIVEAIRLAVTRIPDDVVSALREAYEREDNGVARFNLENILRAVEIGRTESIPVCQDTGTLTFFVRAGVGSPFLGELRGWLIEATRLAMEKVPLRPNAVDVLTGKNSGDNTGRGAPIVHWELTEGDEIEMAVLPKGGGSENCSALAMLTPGEGWEGVKRFVVERVKACGGKPCPPVVLGIGVGGGADYSLLLAKKALLRRVGERNPDERIAEIEGELLEEVNALGVGPMGMGGKTTALDVKIEVAHRHPASFPVGLIVQCWANRRAFVRIKPDGRVEVRQ, encoded by the coding sequence TTGATAGAGGCAATCGTCGAGGCGATAAGGCTCGCGGTGACAAGGATTCCAGACGACGTCGTTTCCGCTTTGAGAGAAGCCTACGAGCGCGAGGACAACGGGGTAGCGCGCTTCAACCTTGAGAACATCCTGAGGGCGGTAGAGATTGGCAGAACCGAGTCCATACCCGTCTGCCAGGACACGGGAACGCTCACCTTCTTCGTGAGGGCGGGAGTTGGTAGCCCTTTCCTTGGCGAGCTGAGGGGATGGTTAATCGAGGCAACGAGGCTCGCGATGGAAAAAGTCCCGCTCAGGCCCAACGCAGTGGACGTTCTCACGGGAAAGAACTCGGGCGACAACACGGGCAGGGGCGCTCCGATAGTCCACTGGGAGCTTACCGAGGGCGATGAAATAGAGATGGCAGTTCTGCCCAAGGGAGGTGGAAGCGAGAACTGCTCCGCCTTGGCAATGCTCACGCCAGGCGAGGGCTGGGAAGGAGTTAAGCGCTTCGTCGTCGAGAGGGTTAAGGCCTGCGGTGGAAAGCCCTGCCCTCCGGTTGTTCTGGGCATAGGCGTCGGCGGTGGCGCCGATTACTCCCTCCTGCTAGCGAAGAAGGCCCTCCTCAGGCGGGTCGGCGAGAGGAACCCTGACGAAAGGATTGCGGAAATCGAGGGGGAGCTTCTGGAGGAAGTAAACGCCCTCGGAGTCGGCCCGATGGGGATGGGCGGGAAAACGACCGCGTTGGATGTCAAGATAGAGGTCGCCCACAGGCACCCCGCGAGCTTCCCCGTTGGCCTAATAGTCCAGTGCTGGGCCAACAGGCGGGCCTTCGTGAGGATAAAGCCCGACGGGAGGGTCGAGGTACGGCAGTGA
- a CDS encoding hydroxyacid dehydrogenase, with translation MKVLVAAPLHEKALEVLKKAGFEILYEEYPDEERLVELVRDVDAIIVRSKPKVTRRVIENAPKLKVIGRAGVGLDNIDLEAAKERGIKVVNSPGASSRSVAELVFGLLFAVARKVAFADRKMREGVWAKKQCMGIELEGKTIGIIGFGRIGYQVAKIAKAFEMNVLLYDPYPNEERAKEVGGRFTSLEELLRESDVVTLHVPLIDATYHLINEERLKLMKKTAILINAARGAVVDTEALVKALQEGWIYGAGLDVFEEEPLSKDHPLTKLDNVVLTPHIGASTEEAQMRAGVQVAEQIVEILKG, from the coding sequence ATGAAAGTTCTCGTTGCGGCGCCGCTGCATGAGAAAGCCCTGGAGGTTTTGAAAAAGGCCGGTTTTGAGATTCTCTACGAGGAGTATCCCGACGAGGAGAGGCTCGTTGAGCTCGTCCGCGATGTTGACGCGATTATAGTAAGGAGCAAGCCGAAGGTGACGAGAAGGGTCATCGAGAACGCTCCCAAGCTCAAGGTCATTGGAAGGGCCGGTGTTGGCCTCGACAACATAGACCTCGAGGCCGCGAAGGAGAGGGGCATTAAGGTCGTCAACAGCCCGGGAGCGAGCTCAAGGAGCGTTGCGGAGCTCGTCTTCGGCCTGCTCTTCGCGGTGGCCAGAAAGGTGGCCTTCGCCGACAGGAAGATGAGGGAAGGCGTCTGGGCCAAGAAGCAGTGCATGGGAATCGAGCTCGAGGGCAAGACCATCGGAATCATCGGCTTCGGAAGGATAGGGTACCAGGTGGCAAAGATAGCGAAGGCCTTTGAAATGAACGTACTCCTTTACGATCCGTATCCTAACGAAGAACGTGCAAAGGAGGTCGGCGGAAGGTTCACCAGCCTGGAAGAGCTCCTCAGGGAGAGCGACGTGGTAACGCTCCACGTTCCGCTCATCGATGCCACCTACCACCTCATCAACGAGGAACGCCTTAAGCTCATGAAGAAGACCGCGATACTCATAAACGCCGCCCGCGGAGCGGTCGTCGACACGGAAGCACTCGTTAAGGCCCTTCAGGAGGGCTGGATTTACGGAGCGGGCCTCGACGTCTTCGAGGAGGAGCCGCTTTCGAAGGATCACCCGCTCACGAAGCTCGACAACGTGGTTCTAACGCCGCACATCGGAGCATCCACCGAGGAGGCCCAGATGCGCGCTGGCGTTCAGGTCGCGGAGCAGATAGTCGAGATTTTGAAGGGCTGA
- a CDS encoding TIGR00153 family protein, which produces MAIFGGKENDVFKALNDHLEVVHETLKAFRALVESYLAGRINEAEKFEREVSELETKADKLRRSIEMMLYEGAFLPANRGDYVRLSELVDQVADAAESAAHTIILAKPRVPGELSGEFLALVDSGIDTYEKLMKAVKALNTDVDRAMDLAKQVEDAEEKADEIEYNLKKHVFESEEITTYAKIIWNQIITKIGDIADRAEDASDQVLLMSVKRRG; this is translated from the coding sequence TAGAGGTCGTCCATGAAACGCTGAAGGCTTTTAGGGCGCTTGTGGAGAGCTACCTTGCGGGCAGAATCAACGAGGCTGAGAAGTTCGAGAGGGAAGTCAGCGAGCTCGAAACCAAGGCGGACAAGCTGAGGAGGAGCATAGAGATGATGCTCTATGAGGGAGCCTTTCTGCCTGCCAACAGGGGAGACTACGTCAGGCTGAGCGAGCTTGTCGACCAGGTCGCCGATGCGGCCGAGAGCGCTGCCCACACGATAATACTGGCAAAACCCCGCGTTCCCGGTGAACTCTCCGGAGAGTTTTTAGCCCTCGTCGATTCCGGCATAGACACCTATGAGAAGCTCATGAAGGCTGTTAAAGCCCTCAACACCGACGTTGACAGGGCGATGGACCTGGCGAAACAGGTTGAGGACGCGGAGGAAAAGGCCGATGAGATCGAGTACAACCTTAAGAAGCACGTGTTTGAAAGCGAGGAAATAACCACCTACGCAAAGATAATATGGAACCAGATCATAACGAAGATCGGTGATATAGCGGATCGTGCCGAGGACGCATCCGATCAGGTCCTGCTCATGTCAGTAAAAAGGAGGGGGTGA